One Helianthus annuus cultivar XRQ/B chromosome 12, HanXRQr2.0-SUNRISE, whole genome shotgun sequence genomic region harbors:
- the LOC110895684 gene encoding cyclin-J18: MTIELCSDVRIRVLDFFIQSAQQLQVPPIVKYTAFSFFAERFCPIICRSLQGITRHWLLQPVTESNLQLFALIAIWISSKIHDSRPLTVKKLKILADKIIHEQHYTTRDFAEAEVIFMQVLNFEIGTSDIVFRFLEDLLIQLKEVATIGDHMNLEVCMDIMDLLYEKEETTTLYTSSHSLAASILVASYVIMVPKQRWEFPVIPWVKYGMACTDEEIIQVVTYILKHVLQPSSC, from the exons ATGACGATCGAACTGTGCTCTGATGTGCGAATCCGGGTGCTAGATTTCTTCATCCAATCTGCTCAA CAACTCCAAGTTCCTCCAATCGTAAAGTACACTGCATTCTCCTTCTTTGCTGAACGATTTTGCCCTATCATCTGCAG ATCCTTACAGGGTATTACAAGACACTGGCTTTTACAACCAGTAACAGAAAGCAATCTTCAGCTGTTTGCTCTTATTGCAATATGGATTTCAAGCAAA ATACACGATTCTCGGCCCTTAACCGTTAAGAAGTTGAAAATTCTGGCAGACAAGATAATACACGAGCAGCATTATACAACTAGAGATTTCGCAGAAGCT GAGGTGATTTTCATGCAG GTATTGAATTTTGAGATCGGTACATCAGATATCGTCTTCAGGTTCCTTGAAGATCTACTTATTCAGTTGAA AGAAGTTGCAACAATTGGGGATCATATGAATCTTGAAGTATGCATGGACATTATGGATCTTCTTTACGAAAAAGAGGAAACAACAACGCTATATACTTCTTCCCATTCTTTGGCTGCATCAATCCTG GTTGCCTCGTATGTGATTATGGTTCCTAAACAAAGATGGGAGTTTCCTGTTATTCCTTGGG TGAAATATGGGATGGCATGCACAGACGAAGAGATCATACAAGTTGTTACATACATACTCAAACATGTGTTACAACCATCTTCGTGTTAG